One Pecten maximus chromosome 16, xPecMax1.1, whole genome shotgun sequence DNA window includes the following coding sequences:
- the LOC117314687 gene encoding uncharacterized protein LOC117314687: MAALFWIISVTLALCYTGTAGLECYRCSHMIITSNLTYPDDEVIRQLAPGLTNTKCRRTDSNYVQTQNQQNVNNNNNWNTGSQTGILYPNTCDTARPGSQKVVRCGVWEGDVYATVFSSKSLMLATFAFGCAEVDDYKKYGCYSQSGEESDRIFFQEILRGSFRDNVYVKDFRGRFCLTADAESQLISGGDNLSVISPIFLLATSILAYVVTKRL; this comes from the exons atggcagcATTATTTTGGATTATAAGCGTTACATTGGCACTTTGTTACACCGGAACCGCAG gaTTGGAATGTTACAGGTGTAGTCACATGATTATTACGTCAAATTTGACGTACCCGGATGATGAGGTCATACGCCAGTTAGCACCCGGATTGACGAACACGAAGTGCAGACGAACAGACAGTAACTATGTCCAGACACAGAACCAACAgaatgtaaacaacaacaacaattgGAACACAGGCAGTCAAACAGGAATTCTCTACCCGAACACGTGTGACACGGCCAGGCCAGGATCACAGAAGGTCGTCAGGTGTGGGGTTTGGGAGGGGGATGTTTACGCCACCGTATTCAGTTCTAAAA GTCTTATGCTGGCTACCTTTGCCTTTGGATGCGCTGAAGTCGACGACTATAAGAAATATGGATGTTATAGCCAGTCAGGTGAGGAATCCGACAGGATCTTCTTCCAGGAAATTCTTCGTGGATCCTTCCGAGACAACGTGTACGTCAAGGATTTCCGGGGACGGTTTTGTCTTACTGCGGACGCCGAGTCCCAGTTAATCTCCGGCGGTGATAACTTATCAGTCATCAGTCCGATTTTCCTATTGGCTACGTCCATTCTAGCGTATGTTGTCACAAAACGTCTTTAA
- the LOC117314722 gene encoding uncharacterized protein LOC117314722 translates to MWRGVIVLVFWGTISGLNGYGTGAPKVSSVCLHRLPHHGVRSQTSPSPYAIKTIVTKAGGNYDITVNITSTNGSATIRGFVVQLIPEVTKFDFNEYQKPIGNFEPNDDVQTLSCHSNGDTATHTNNGDKELVVIRGKIPIGSVHRKISIHATLLKRYDVYWSDVTSDVGIEPDTKVEDPSIEWLRLVTDLAISYEAGQDQWEEDIKSRLKLGYFKIVDDTGHLKTKYIGGQLPFKDQFRKSKNKVEEDPKAANTSFKETVVEEFLAGNFQLSESVNGILESISQI, encoded by the exons ATGTGGCGGGGAGTTATCGTTCTTGTATTTTGGGGGACCATTTCCGGTTTAAATGGATACGGAACTGGTGCTCCAAAAGTCAGTTCGGTTTGTTTACACCGACTACCACACCATGGTGTGAGGTCACAAACATCACCAAGTCCGTACGCCATAAAAACAATTGTGACGAAAGCAGGAGGGAATTATGACATCACAG TGAATATAACGTCAACAAACGGAAGTGCCACCATTAGAGGGTTTGTGGTCCAGTTAATACCGGAAGTGACGAAGTTTGACTTCAATGAATATCAGAAACCCATCGGAAATTTTGAGCCGAATGATGACGTACAAACTCTGAGCTGCCATTCTAATGGTGACACTGCGACCCACACTAATAATGGCGATAAGGAGCTGGTTGTAATACGAGGGAAAATCCCAATCGGCAGTGTTCATCGGAAGATATCTATACA TGCCACATTGCTGAAGAGGTACGATGTTTACTGGAGTGATGTGACGTCAGATGTTGGAATAGAACCAG ATACAAAGGTTGAAGATCCTTCCATCGAATGGTTAAGGCTCGTCACAGACTTGGCAATCAGTTATGAAGCTGGTCAGGACCAATGGGAGGAGGATATCAAGTCGAGGCTGAAACTAGGATACTTCAAAATAGTGGATGATACGGGCCATCTCAAAACCAAATACATTGGGGGCCAACTCCCATTTAAAGATCAATTTCGGAAATCTAAAAACAAGGTAGAAGAGGACCCAAAAGCCGCCAATACGAGTTTTAAAGAAACTGTCGTTGAAGAATTTCTTGCTGGTAATTTTCAGCTAAGCGAATCGGTGAATGGAATATTGGAATCCATTTctcaaatttaa